The genomic stretch TGATGCGGGAAGTGATCAACCACGCCATGGATGTGGTCGCCGGCCGCGGCGTGATCACCGGCCCCCGTAACTTCCTCGCCCGGGCCTACCAGGCGGTGCCCATCGGGATCACCGTCGAGGGCGCCAATATCCTCACCCGCAGCCTGATGATCTTCGGCCAGGGCTCCATCCGCTGCCATCCCTTTATTGTTGAGGAAATCGAAGCTGCAGGCATGGACGATGAAGACAAGGCCGCGAAGAAATTCGATGGCATCTTCTATCGCCATCTGGCCCACACCACCCGGAACGCCCTGCGGGCCCTGCTGCTGGGTCTGACCGGGGGATTGATCGAATCGGTGCCGCGCCAGGGCAATATCAAATCCAGCTACCGCCAGCTCGCGCGGTTCTCGGCGGCCTTCGCGCTGATGACCGACGTTACCCTGCTCACGGTCGGCGGTGGCCTCAAGGCCCGGCAGCGGCTCTCCGGCCGCATGGCGGATTGCCTGGTGCAGCTGTATTACGCCACGGCGGTGATCAAGCAATGGCATGAGGAAGGTTACCCCGACGACCAGCGCCCCCTGGTGGAATGGTGCCTGAAGACCTGTCTGCGGGATCTGCAGGGCTCCATGCGTGAAGCCATTATCAACTTCCCGGTACCGGCACTGCGCTGGCCCCTGAGGCTGCTGGTGTTCCCGCTGGGTGCCACCGGCCTGAATGGCCCGGACGACAAGCTCGGTGCGACAGTGGCCGAAAGTATCGTCAAGGACACCCCGCTGCGTCAGCGGGTCAGCCGTGGCGCCTACACCACCATGGACCCGGAAGATCCGCTCGGGCGCGTACTCAATGCCTACAAACTGGCCAACGAGACGGCGGACATGCGCAGCCGGCTGCATGAGGCCATGCGTAACCGCGATGAAGATGAGCTGGGCGGCATTGACCTGCTGATGGGCCATCAGCGCAAGGAACTGGTGGACTGGGCCTGCGCCCAGGGCGTGGTGAAAGCAGACGAATGTGACAAACTGCTGGAAGCACTGGAAGCGCTCTATGATGTGATCCGCGTGGATGCGTTCGATGCCGACGGCCTGAAAGCGCTCTCGCGCTGTGCCAAAGGCAAACGCAAGGTCGTTGAGCGCCCCGCCAGAGAATGATCCCGGTTAAGGAGCGGGCCGCACCCACGGCCCGCTGGGCTCACTGATCCAGAATATCGAGGATCTCCCGGGTATCCCGGATGATCGTATAGACCCGGTCCTCAATGCGCACTCTCTGGCGATTGCCGTCAATGTCTTCAACGGTGCCGTAGCGCAGCAGATCGCGGTCCAGGTAATCCCCTTCCCGGTAATTCACTTTCTTCTGCCAGCCCGGTGGCAACGGCTCGCCCCGCTCGACCTTTTTCTGCAGCCCGGGAGGGAGCTGGTCGCCCGGCGGCTGGGCTGCAACCGGCAGTGAACCCACGATACCAATGCCCAGCAGGGCGGCCGTCAGCAATTTTCTCATAATTACCTCTTTTCCAACTGATGGTGTCCTGTACCGATTTATGTAGGCCTGACGCAAAGTCATGGTCACGGGTTCCCTGCCCGGCCCGAGAAATAGGTACAAATGCATAATCCACTTTTAACTTTGCGCTCGTAGTTATAAAATTAACCTTATCTATTCTTTTTTAGAATATAAACATATTCTGGCAGGCTATATGGAACTCCTATTCGACCAGGTAACCAAGAGCTTCGGCGACCTGAATGTCATCAAGCAATTTGACACCACCATCAAGACCGGTGAGATCGTCGCTCTTGTTGGCCCGTCTGGCTGCGGCAAGTCCACGTTGCTGCACATGGTGGCCGGTTTGCAGAGTGCCTCTACCGGCACGCTCACCGCGAACGGCCAGGGCGTGTCCAGCCCCTCACCCGAGCGGACGCTGGTGTTCCAGGAGCACGCGCTTTATCCCTGGATGACCCTGCTGGAAAACGTGGCGCTGGCCCTTGAATTCCAGAACCAGCCGAAACAGACCGCCCGGAACGAGGCCGGCAAATGGCTGGGGCGGGTCAAGCTGACCGGTTTCGAGGATTACTACCCGCATCAGGTGTCCGGTGGCATGCGCCAGCGCTGCGCCCTGGCGCGGGCCTTCATTGCCCGGCCACAGGTGCTGCTGCTGGATGAACCGTTTGGCGCACTGGATGCCCTCACACGGATGACCCTGCAAAGCGTTCTGAAAGACCTGATCGAAGAAGAACGCCCGACCGTAGTTCTGGTCACCCACGATGTTGACGAAGCGCTTTACCTGGCCGACCGGGTGCTGGTGTTCAGCAACCGCCCGGCTGTCGTACTCGAAGAAATCACTCTGGGCCACATTCCCAAGACCCACGACTTGTCGGCCTTCGCCGATATCCGTCGCGACGTTCTGAACCTGCTCGGTATCGATACCGACACAACCTCAACTCCTGTTGAGCAAGGAGAAACTGCATGATTCGCTGGTTACTTACCGCTGTTCTGGCATTGGCGATTGCCAGTCCCGTTTCCGCCGCAGAAGAATTCCGGGTTGGCTATGTCCGGGTTATGGACGATGCCCAGGCCATGCTGGCCTATGAAGCGGGCCTGTACAAAAAGTACGGACTGGACGCCAAGCTGATCGAGTTCAGCTCAGGCACCGATCTTATCAAGGGCATCGTGGGTGGCCAGCTCGACATCGGTGTGCTTGGCTTCTCCAACGCCTTTACCTGGGTGTCCCGAGGGGCCGACCTGAAAATCGTCGGCGGCGCCCAGCGTGGTTACCACTCACTGCTGGTGCGTGAAGATTCCGGCATCGAATCCGTGGCCGACCTGAAAGGCAAGACCCTGGCTTCCCAGAAGCAGGGCAGCACAGCCGACATCGTGCTCAAGGGCGTGATGCTGGACAACGCCGGCCTGGATTCCGGAGAGCTGAACATCATGGGCGTGGCGCCTGCGGTTGCCGTTCAGTCCCTGGTTGGCGGCCGGGTGGATGCCGCCTTCCTGTTCGAACCCTATGACCGCATTGCCCAATTGGTGGCGCCGGTCAAGCAGATCTATCAGATCGGTGACGTCTGGCCGTTCCCGTGCATGGTGGTTATCACCTCCGCCGATACCCTGAAAAACCGCAAGGACGCCGTGTGGGCGGCCCTCGATGCCCAGCGTGAGGCGATCGAGATGCTTGAAAACCAGCCGGCGGAAGCCGCTCCGCTGATCACCGACTACTTCATCAAGGATGAGTTCGTGGAATCACGCGACCAGGGCAGGATTCCGGCCGAGGAAGTGATTACCTCCGCCATCAAGACCAACGACTTCAGCGCCCAGCTGTCCGGGAAGGACATCGGCCGGATGAAGGAACTGGCCAGCATCATGCAGGCCCAGGGCATTCTGCCGGCGGATAAGGAATTCAACGTTGATGCGCTGCTTGATCTGTCCTGGCAGAAGGCCCGCGAGCTCTAACCATGAGTGCTAATCAAGCCACCGGCGTTGCCAGCAAACGGGCCTACGTGGTCGCCATCGCC from Marinobacter subterrani encodes the following:
- a CDS encoding ABC transporter substrate-binding protein, giving the protein MIRWLLTAVLALAIASPVSAAEEFRVGYVRVMDDAQAMLAYEAGLYKKYGLDAKLIEFSSGTDLIKGIVGGQLDIGVLGFSNAFTWVSRGADLKIVGGAQRGYHSLLVREDSGIESVADLKGKTLASQKQGSTADIVLKGVMLDNAGLDSGELNIMGVAPAVAVQSLVGGRVDAAFLFEPYDRIAQLVAPVKQIYQIGDVWPFPCMVVITSADTLKNRKDAVWAALDAQREAIEMLENQPAEAAPLITDYFIKDEFVESRDQGRIPAEEVITSAIKTNDFSAQLSGKDIGRMKELASIMQAQGILPADKEFNVDALLDLSWQKAREL
- a CDS encoding ABC transporter ATP-binding protein, giving the protein MELLFDQVTKSFGDLNVIKQFDTTIKTGEIVALVGPSGCGKSTLLHMVAGLQSASTGTLTANGQGVSSPSPERTLVFQEHALYPWMTLLENVALALEFQNQPKQTARNEAGKWLGRVKLTGFEDYYPHQVSGGMRQRCALARAFIARPQVLLLDEPFGALDALTRMTLQSVLKDLIEEERPTVVLVTHDVDEALYLADRVLVFSNRPAVVLEEITLGHIPKTHDLSAFADIRRDVLNLLGIDTDTTSTPVEQGETA